A single genomic interval of Zingiber officinale cultivar Zhangliang chromosome 4A, Zo_v1.1, whole genome shotgun sequence harbors:
- the LOC121970429 gene encoding uncharacterized protein LOC121970429 has protein sequence MPIASINACSTTPLIARTHHPVHSLPPYVNLVKLTPFPPSRISSACAADAFRWRTRASSSEVEGFDWNPARSVPSQPSLDNSLLMAEVICIVPSTVYSFACVATSVIPGASKQFQVHLGSKSFLVQYFLLVGAVAIGFLIRWRQWQRICTMEKDGVGVDLIGKIEKLEDDLKSSTTIIRALSRQLEKLGIKFRVTRKGLKEPLDQTTELAAKNSEAIRVLAMQEEILKKELGEIQKVLLAMQEQQQKQLELILAIGKAGRLLDSMDDLQEHGRISTGRAKPVQKEAKMPGIQFERHAGGDNHRPSTSHSGHQ, from the exons ATGCCAATCGCCAGCATCAATGCTTGCAGCACGACCCCGTTGATCGCCCGTACTCATCATCCAGTTCATTCGCTCCCACCGTATGTCAATCTCGTGAAGCTCACTCCTTTCCCCCCTTCGCGCATTTCGTCTGCTTGCGCGGCTGATGCATTTCGATGGCGCACCAGGGCTTCCTCGTCTGAAG TTGAGGGTTTTGACTGGAACCCAGCGAGAAGTGTTCCCAGCCAGCCAAGCTTGGATAATTCTCTTTTAATGGCTGAAGTGATCTGTATTGTGCCGTCCACCGTCTATTCATTTGCATGTGTGGCGACCTCTGTCATTCCAGGTGCGTCCAAGCAGTTTCAGGTTCACCTGGGAAGCAAATCTTTTTTGGTTCAGTACTTCTTGTTGGTTGGGGCTGTGGCAATTGGTTTTTTGATCCGATGGAGGCAGTGGCAGAGGATCTGTACGATGGAGAAAGATGGTGTGGGTGTGGATTTGATTGGGAAGATTGAAAAGTTAGAAGATGATTTAAAAAGCTCTACCACGATAATTAGGGCGCTGTCAAGACAACTTGAGAAGCTTGGGATCAAATTTAGGGTCACTAGGAAGGGCTTGAAGGAACCTCTTGATCAG ACTACAGAGTTAGCAGCAAAGAACTCTGAGGCTATTAGAGTacttgcaatgcaagaagagatTCTCAAGAAGGAACTTGGCGAAATTCAAAAGGTCTTATTGGCCATGCAA GAACAACAGCAAAAGCAGCTTGAGTTGATCCTTGCAATTGGAAAGGCTGGAAGATTATTAGACAGCATGGATGACTTGCAAGAACATGGTAGAATTAGTACTGGCCGTGCCAAACCCGTACAGAAGGAAGCAAAGATGCCCGGCATCCAATTCGAAAGACATGCTGGGGGAGACAATCACAGACCAAGCACCAGTCACTCAGGTCATCAGTAA
- the LOC121970431 gene encoding F-box protein FBW2-like isoform X1 codes for MADGGEVRAWGELFPDALGLIFRNLPLQEILTVIPRVCKSWSRAVSGPYCWQEIDVDEWSKRCKPEQLDRMLHMLIDRSCGSFRRLSVFGLHTESMFTFIAEHAGSLERLELPRSEISDSIVELIAPRLSSLTYLDVSYCSKIGARAIEVFGKHCRSLVFLRRRMHPLEVTGDYNCQEEEAFAIAKMMTKLHHLEMSYQRSTTQGVLEILSKCRDLEYLDVRGCWEVKLDKKYLEERHSGLKVLGPEIEDRYECVDYYSDTSAYSWRSISDDEDMIWEDINAMEGEDFQVRFYGGGFNDAVTGYDWPPSP; via the exons ATGGCCGATGGCGGCGAGGTTAGGGCATGGGGGGAACTCTTTCCCGACGCTCTGGGCCTCATCTTCCGCAACCTTCCTCTCCAAGAGATCCTAACCGTCATTCCTAGGGTTTGCAAATCTTGGAGTCGGGCAGTGTCGGGTCCCTATTGTTGGCAGGAGATCGACGTTGACGAATGGAGCAAGCGCTGCAAGCCCGAGCAGCTCGATCGAATGCTTCACATGCTCATCGATCGCAGCTGTGGCTCCTTCCGCCGGCTCAGTGTCTTCGGCCTCCACACCGAATCCATGTTCACATTCATCGCAGAACA TGCTGGTTCCCTTGAAAGGCTGGAGCTTCCTAGAAGTGAAATTAGTGATTCTATTGTTGAACTTATTGCACCGAGATTGTCCAGTTTAACCTACTTGGATGTCAGCTACTGCTCAAAGATAGGTGCTCGTGCCATCGAAGTGTTTGGAAAACATTGTAGATCATTAGTTTTCCTTCGGCGCAGGATGCATCCATTAGAGGTTACTGGAGATTACaattgccaagaagaagaagcatttGCCATTGCCAAAATGATGACCAAGTTGCACCACTTGGAGATGTCCTACCAACGCTCTACGACCCAAGGGGTGCTCGAAATCCTCTCCAAGTGTAGGGATCTTGAGTATTTGGACGTGCGAGGCTGTTGGGAAGTCAAGCTAGACAAGAAGTACTTGGAGGAGCGGCATTCTGGTCTCAAGGTGCTGGGACCTGAAATTGAAGACCGCTACGAATGCGTGGACTACTACTCGGATACTTCTGCATATTCGTGGAGGTCAATCAGTGATGACGAGGACATGATTTGGGAGGATATAAACGCAATGGAAGGGGAGGATTTTCAAGTGAGGTTCTACGGCGGTGGCTTCAACGATGCGGTCACTGGGTATGACTGGCCTCCGTCTCCATGA
- the LOC121970432 gene encoding probable protein phosphatase 2C 9 codes for MDKICCFLAGPSLTVGKGRNSKGRSTISYGFSLLKGAADHPIEDYHVAKFIHTRDQELGLFAIFDGHLGDSVPAYLQEHLFTNILEEKEFWNDPDTAIRSAYEKTDNEILSHSRDLGRGGSTAVTAILVNGTKLWVANVGDSRAVLARRGEVIQMSTDHDPNSERESIETRGGFVSNMPGDVARVNGQLAVSRAFGDKSLKTQLRSDPDIRVEDANSETELLILASDGLWKVMSNQEAVDLARKVKNPLAAARRLTLEAFKRESKDDISCIVVRFKA; via the exons ATGGATAAAATATGCTGTTTT CTTGCAGGTCCCTCGTTAACTGTCGGTAAAGGAAGAAACTCGAAAGGCCGCAGCACGATTAGCTATGGATTTAGTCTGCTGAAAGGAGCAGCAGATCATCCTATAGAGGATTATCATGTAGCCAAATTCATTCATACCAGAGATCAGGAACTTGGTCTATTTGCCATCTTCGATGGCCATTTAGGAGATAGTGTTCCAGCTTACTTGCAGGAGCATTTATTTACCAATATTCTGGAGGAG AAAGAGTTTTGGAACGATCCTGATACGGCCATCAGAAGTGCCTACGAGAAGACTGACAATGAGATACTTTCTCACAGTCGTGATTTGGGGCGAGGTGGATCCACTGCAGTCACTGCAATCCTTGTAAATGGCACCAAATTATGGGTGGCTAATGTTGGTGATTCAAGAGCTGTTCTTGCAAGACGCGGAGAGGTCATCCAAATGTCAACTGATCACGATCCAAATTCTGAACGAGAGAGTATTGAGACAAGAGGTGGCTTTGTTTCTAACATGCCAG GCGATGTGGCGAGAGTTAATGGACAATTAGCCGTTTCCCGGGCATTCGGGGACAAGAGCCTGAAGACACAACTAAGGTCAGACCCCGATATACGAGTCGAAGATGCAAACTCTGAAACTGAACTGCTCATCCTTGCGAGTGATGGCCTCTGGAAG GTTATGAGCAATCAGGAGGCCGTTGATCTGGCAAGAAAAGTCAAGAATCCATTGGCCGCAGCTCGGCGGTTGACTCTGGAAGCCTTCAAAAGGGAAAGTAAAGACGACATATCATGCATTGTCGTTCGTTTCAAAGCTTAG
- the LOC121970431 gene encoding F-box protein FBW2-like isoform X2, whose translation MGGRLIFLCVDDMADGGEVRAWGELFPDALGLIFRNLPLQEILTVIPRVCKSWSRAVSGPYCWQEIDVDEWSKRCKPEQLDRMLHMLIDRSCGSFRRLSVFGLHTESMFTFIAEHAGSLERLELPRSEISDSIVELIAPRLSSLTYLDVSYCSKIGARAIEVFGKHCRSLVFLRRRMHPLEVTGDYNCQEEEAFAIAKMMTKLHHLEMSYQRSTTQGVLEILSKCRDLEYLDVRGCWEVKLDKKYLEERHSGLKVLGPEIEDRYECVDYYSDTSAYSWRSISDDEDMIWEDINAMEGEDFQVRFYGGGFNDAVTGYDWPPSP comes from the exons ATG GGAGGTAGGCTAATTTTCCTCTGTGTCGACGACATGGCCGATGGCGGCGAGGTTAGGGCATGGGGGGAACTCTTTCCCGACGCTCTGGGCCTCATCTTCCGCAACCTTCCTCTCCAAGAGATCCTAACCGTCATTCCTAGGGTTTGCAAATCTTGGAGTCGGGCAGTGTCGGGTCCCTATTGTTGGCAGGAGATCGACGTTGACGAATGGAGCAAGCGCTGCAAGCCCGAGCAGCTCGATCGAATGCTTCACATGCTCATCGATCGCAGCTGTGGCTCCTTCCGCCGGCTCAGTGTCTTCGGCCTCCACACCGAATCCATGTTCACATTCATCGCAGAACA TGCTGGTTCCCTTGAAAGGCTGGAGCTTCCTAGAAGTGAAATTAGTGATTCTATTGTTGAACTTATTGCACCGAGATTGTCCAGTTTAACCTACTTGGATGTCAGCTACTGCTCAAAGATAGGTGCTCGTGCCATCGAAGTGTTTGGAAAACATTGTAGATCATTAGTTTTCCTTCGGCGCAGGATGCATCCATTAGAGGTTACTGGAGATTACaattgccaagaagaagaagcatttGCCATTGCCAAAATGATGACCAAGTTGCACCACTTGGAGATGTCCTACCAACGCTCTACGACCCAAGGGGTGCTCGAAATCCTCTCCAAGTGTAGGGATCTTGAGTATTTGGACGTGCGAGGCTGTTGGGAAGTCAAGCTAGACAAGAAGTACTTGGAGGAGCGGCATTCTGGTCTCAAGGTGCTGGGACCTGAAATTGAAGACCGCTACGAATGCGTGGACTACTACTCGGATACTTCTGCATATTCGTGGAGGTCAATCAGTGATGACGAGGACATGATTTGGGAGGATATAAACGCAATGGAAGGGGAGGATTTTCAAGTGAGGTTCTACGGCGGTGGCTTCAACGATGCGGTCACTGGGTATGACTGGCCTCCGTCTCCATGA